AACCTCAACCTTAACCAATCCTTTTATCCCAGCATAATCCCTTGCCGAGCTGAATAAATAATGATGTTCTTCTTCAACAATCATCGCCCTTACGGGATTTTGGTGGATATAATGTAGTTTTTGTTCAAAAAACTTTGGGGATTCAATACCGATTGCGTGTAAGCCATCAAACCAAAATTTGTAGGTATCAACTCTTTTGGAAATATTTCCCCGAAATTTAAACTGATTGAGTATCCATTTAGACCTTGAATCAATTGACTCGGTTTCAAGGCTCATAAGTATTTTTTTGGCAACAAAGCTTTTAAAATCTCTCATAATATCACTCAAAAATGCTGGCTCTTTGGCACGGCATAACAAATGAAGATGATTTGACATCAGGCACCAAGCATAAATTTCGAGACCTTTATTGTTGACACAATAATTCAAACTGTCAACAACATCAAGTTTATACTCTTTTCTAGTAAAAATATCTATCCAATCCATGACGGTGAATGTCAAAAATTGAATACCGTTTTGGTCGCTTATTTGAAATGGTTTCAGCATAAAAAGTTAGAATTAAAAACCTGAATGGAATTTAAGTATAAAAATGTAATTTTTCAACTAGAAAAATATTGGGATTGAGCCAGAGGCTCAGGACTCAGGGATCCGAAGGTACAACCTTCGGATAACGTTGTCCAACGGTTGTACCGTTGGACTTCCCGAGTTCAGCGCTTTTAGCGCTGGTGTTGAGTAGGTTGAGCCAGAGGCTCAGGACTCAGGGATCCGAAGGTACAACCTTCGGATAACTATTCATGCGTCAAAATCATTGCTTCCAATCTATTGAAGCATTTTTCAGCTAATCTACTGTATCCTTCCTCTCCTGAGAAAGAGGTTGTTTCAATGGGTGAGGAAAAATAAATATGGATTATTCCTGGTCTCATTAATAAAGAACTTCTCTTCATTATCCTGTCCGCACCGATCACAGCCATTGGCAAAATCCGGATACCTGTTTCCGCTGCAATCCTAAATGCGCCTTTTTGAAAAGGTAATAATGCCTGACTGGTATCGTTCCTTGTGCCTTCAGGTGCGACCACTATAGAAATTCCTTTTTCCAATATTTTCAATAATTTCTCGACGGATGCCTTTCTTGATGCCGCATCTTTTCTATCCACCCAAACAGCAACCCGGGACACTATAAATCCAAAAACAGGGATTTTGGAAAGTTCTTTTTTGCCTATAGCCCGGACTTCTTGGCGAATGGCAATGGGAATGACAGGCGCATCAATAAATGAGCGATGATTGAAAATGTAGATGTAGGGCTGATTTGGATCTATATATTCCTTGCCATGTATTCGATACCTAATCCCCACCAAATATGACCAAACAGAGGCCCAAAGCCGTATAAAAACAAAAGATACCTTGCCACCACGCGAACTTACTATTAGAGGGATTACGATAAACAGTCCAAAAACCAGCATTAATACAATAAATAAAAGAGCTGCGTAGAGGGTGTAAATCCACAGGAATATTTTCATAGTCTGATTAATTGATTATTTTTGGGCAATATTTAATCAATTTACTAACTCTTTGCTTGCAAACAACCCCTGGGAGAGATTTCAGGGGTTTCATTTTTTTGCAATATTATTGACTTCATTCAAGGATTAAAAGATAAATGAATAAGTAAATTGGCAGATATGCCAATAAAATGGGAGTACGATATAATTATTTGTAGGAGACTTTAATGACCTGTACTGCGGTCTTCCGACTTCGGTCTCCGGTCCTGCCAATTATAGATTATCGGATTATTGGCAAAGAAGGGGTTAACTATTTAAATGTATTTTTCAATCTAAATATTTCACTTTTCCCAAAAAACCTTACCTTTGCAGTCCGTTCGGGTGAACGGGGTCTCGGGGGCTGATTCTCAGGGATTTTATCTAACACTAAAAACCTCAACCCACATGACCCTAGGGTTGTTGATAAACAGGGTCATTACACAATATGTCTAATCAAAAAGAGTTTAACTGGGACAATTTCTCCACCAAAGGTTTTGGCGAAGGCTATTCCAAAGATCAGCGTGCTGAAATGGAAGCCATGTATGCCGGCACTTTGAATGAAATCACCGAAAAAGAAGTCATCAAAGGTACTGTAGTAGGTATCAATGATAAAGACGTAATCATCAATATCGGTTTCAAATCCGATGGTTTGGTACCTGTATCCGAATTCCGTGATCTTCCCAACCTAAAAATCGGTGACGAAGTGGAATTGTTCATCGAAGAGCAGGAGAATTCATTGGGTCAATTGGTGCTTTCCAGAAAGAAAGCCAGAATGGTCCGTGCATGGAGCGATATTGAAGATGCTTTGGCTAACGATAGCGTTATCGAAGGTCTTGTAAAAAGAAGGACCAAAGGTGGTCTGATCGTAGATATCTACGGTGTTGAAGCCTTCTTGCCAGGTTCCCAGATTGATGTGAAGCCTATCAGGGATTTTGATATCTATGTAGGTAAGAAAATGGAAGTGAAAGTGGTTAAAATCAACCACACCAATGATAACGTAGTTGTTTCTCACAAAGTCTTGATCGAAAAAGATCTTGAGAAACAAAAAGCTGAAATATTGAACAACCTTGAGAAAGGTCAGGTATTGGAAGGTGTGATCAAAAACATGACCAACTTCGGTGTATTCATCGATTTGGGTGGTGTAGACGGTTTGCTACACATTACTGATATCTCTTGGGGAAGAATCAACCATCCTGAAGAAGTGCTTAACCTTGACGACAAAGTTCAGGTGGTGGTACTTGATTTCGATGATGACAAGAAGAGAATTTCTTTGGGTATGAAGCAGTTGACTTCTCATCCTTGGGATGCGCTTTCTGCTGATCTTGAGATTGGATCCAAAGTCAAAGGCAAGATTGTAAATGTAGCCGATTACGGTGCATTCCTTGAATTGGCTCCTGGTGTTGAAGGCCTGATCCACGTTTCTGAAATGAGCTGGTCTCAGCATTTGAGAAATCCTGCTGACTTCGTGAAAGTTGGTGATGAGATCGAAGCTGTTGTATTGACTTTGGACAAAGACGAAAGAAAAATGTCTTTGGGCATCAAGCAATTGACTGAAGATCCTTGGACCAAAGGTGATATGTCTACCAAATATGGTGTCGGCACCAAACACAAAGGTGTAGTTAGAAACCTGACCAACTTTGGCTTGTTCCTTGAATTGGAAGAAGGTATCGACGGTTTGGTTCACGTATCTGACCTTTCCTGGACCAAGAAAATCAAACACCCTGCAGAGTTTGTGAAAGTAGGCGATGAATTGGATGTTGCTGTCTTGGAACTTGATGTGGACAACAGAAGATTGGCCCTTGGTCACAAGCAATTGGAAGAAAACCCATGGGATACTTTCGAAACAGTATTCCCTGTAGGTTCTGACCATAAGTGTACAGTGGTTTCCAAAAACGACAAAGGTGCAGTTCTTGAACTTCCTTACGGATTGGAAGGATTTGCTACTTCCAAGAATTTGGAAAAAGCTGACGGTTCTTCTGTAGAAGTTGGTGAGGCTTTGGATTTCAGGGTAACTGAATTCTCCAAAGATGACAAGAGAATTGTTCTTTCCCATACGGCTACTTTTAAAGAAGAGGCCAAACCAGCCGCAGCACCTAAGAAAGCTGCGAAAAAACCATCTGCCCCGGCACCAGAAGCTACTGCTGATAAATCCACTTTGGGTGATATCGATGCTTTGGCTGAGTTGAAGGAAAAGATGGAAGGCGGGAAGAAGTAATCTTTAGAAACAAGAGACAAGAATCAAGAACCAAGATGGTTCATATCAAATATAAAAAGTGGCTGCTGAGAGGTGGCCACTTTTTTTATATGATCCTTTGAGGTTTTTAAAACCTCGAAGGATTTTTTGATTTTAATAATATTTAAAATTATCGCATTTTGGAATTTAGTTTCGTCCTGACTTTAACCTCTATTGTATTGATTGTGGATGAATTTTATTGAGAACATTTGAAATGTCGAATCACTTCAAGTCTTTATTATGAAAAGGTTTCATTCCTTAAGGATGATTTTCTCAGTACTTCTTATAGAAATTTAATTAGTAGGGTTGATCAGGAAAATGGAATTACAGTTCCTGTCAGTGGTATTGGTGGGATAAAATTAGTTAAAATCCCGGTGCCCGATTAAATAGCGTGATATATTCCATCTTCAGTGAATTTTATTCAAAGGATGAGCTATTATCAATTTGTCTTACTCCAATCAATTTTATCTGATGTAATCGGCAATGTCCGAACTCTCGATCCTATCCCTTCAAAAACAGCATTTGCTATCGCCGCAGCCACTGGCCCTTGTGCCGCTTCACCCGCCCCCATTGGAGGAAGTTCAGGTCTATTGATGATATGGACTTCGATTTCCGGCACATCCTTAAACCTCATAATGGGATAAGAATTCCAATCCTTGCTCAAAATCCCATTTTCATCATACTGAACAGATTCCATTAAAGTCCAACTTGCCGATTGGACCATGCCGCCTTCGGTTTGGTTTTTTAACCCATCAGGATTGATGCATTGCCCGGAATCAATCACTCCGGTCATTTTGGTCAGTTTAAATGATCTTTCAGCTTTGTTGATTTCCACCTCAGCCAAAACCGCAAAAAAGGAGGCTGAATTTTTGTATTTGGAAAAAGCAACACCATAACCATTTCCTGGGTTTTTCCCTTTGGAATCCCATCCTGTTTTGGAAGCTAAAGTTTCAAGGACAGCAATAGCCCGATCATCTTTCAGGTTTTTGATCCTAAAGGCAATAGGATCCATTCCTGCCTCAGATGCCAGTTCATCCATAAAGGATTCCAAAGCAAAGATATTCCCATAAGCTCCAAGTCCTCTCAAAGCAGAAGTCCGCAATGGCCCATCATAATTGTACAACTGTAATCTTTTATCAGGGATATTATATAAAGGTGTGGCATTACGGTATGAACCTCCCGAAAAGCCTCCTTTTTGAAATTCAAAAGGATCTTTTAAATGCCTGGCAGAAACATAATGACCTGCCTTGCCATTGGGTCGGGTGCTGTGGGTATCTGACCAGATATGGGTGTCCCAAGCCAGAATCTTTCCATTTTCATCCATACCAGCTTCCAACTGAATAACCATGGCAGAACCATAAGGTTCCCATTGGTGTTCATCCTCCCGCATCCATTGCAGGCGTACAGGTTTACCAGGATAATGTTTAGCAATCAGTGCTGCTTCTGCAGAAACATCATCTGCACCGTTATGTCCGTAGCAACCTGAACCAGGCATACCAATACATCTGATTTTTTCTTTTTCCAACCCAAAAAGATCAGCTAGGGAATTTTGGAGGGGATAAACTCCTTGTGTTGGGGACCAAACAGTCAAGTAATCATCATCCCATTTTGCCACTGCGCAGGAGGGACCAGTGGAAGCATGCATGTGGTAAGGCCTTTGATACTCAGCTTTTATTTTTTTCGAAGAGGAATTGATCTTACCTGAAATGCCAGGGCTGTCCTCTACCATCTGGGGTGGATTGGCATTTGCTTTCATATTCTCAAAAAGTGATTCCAACAATGGTCCCAATTTCGGGCTTTCCCACTTAGTGCTTTCCTTGAGCTGTTGCCATGCTTTGACTGCCTGAAATTCTCTTTTTGCTATAACCGCTACAAAACTCCCATCTTCAATTATTTTCAAAATCCCTTCTTGGTCTTTTATTTTGTCAAGGTCAATAGACACTAGCTTTGCATTGTAGACAGGAGGGTGAAGAACACGGGCATGAACCATGTCAGGCAATCTCAGGTCGTGGACAAAGTGTGGTTCTCCTCGTACTAATGACCTGATATCTTCTCTGGGAACTGCTTTTCCTATATGAACATGGTCTTTATGATCTTTTATGGGTGCTTCCCCGGTTATTTTTTCTTCCAGATACTTTCCCTCCAACAACTCCCAATAGGATATTTCTTGATCAGGACCACCTTGAATAACACCGTTTTTGACCTGTAACTTTGAAATGTCTGTCCCCCATTTTTCACTTGCCAATTTCAATAGTACCAACCTTGCCTCAGCGGCAGCCTGTCGGATGGCTTTGCCGCTGCCCTCTATAGAATTGCTTCCTGCGGTATAACCTTCATTGGCAGTCTGACCTGTATCTCCATTGATAATATGACATATTCCCAGATCAACATCCAGTTCATCAGCGGCAATTTGCATCAAGGCCGTCCTTATCCCCTGACCCAATTCCTGTTTGCCAGTTAGAATAGTCACATGTCCATCCGTATCTAATCTTATCCAGGAATCGATCAGGTTGCTGTCAATATGGGGTCTTTCAGGAATACCGCTATAATTTTTCATCACGGAATTTTCTGTTTCCTTGGATTGGCAAAAGGCCAAAGGAAAAAGATTGAATCCAATCAGCAACTGACCGGACGTTTTGAGAAATGTTCTTCTGGAGTTTGTGGTCTGTTCCATCCCTTAAAATTTTGAGGATTTTTCGGATGCCTTTTTGATAGCAGAAATGAATCGGGTATGTGTCCCACAACGGCAGATAACTGGCTGTAAGGCTTCTCTTATTTCATTTTCGCTTGGTTTTGGATTGGACCTCAACAAAGCCAATCCGGCTATCATCATGCCGTTCAGGCAATACCCGCATTGTGCTGCCTGTTCTTCAAAAAATGACTCCTGCAAAGGATGGAGACCATTGCTTTTGATTAAACCTTCAATGGTCTCGATTTTTTTACCTTCAAATGATTTACATGGTTGCATACATGATGGAACAGCCTCACCGTCCACCAATACCATACAGCTGCCACATTGGTGCATACCACAGCCAAATTTTGGTCCGTTGAGACCAAAGTCTTCCCTTAGTACATACAAAAGCGGTTCATCTTCATACACTTCCACCTGTACATTCTTGCCATTTAGATGAAATAGGGCTTTAACAGTCATTTTGCTTTATTTCCAATGAAAAATTAAAATACCCTTTATCCCCCAAATTTCAAATCAAACAAGTTTGAAAGGAGCATTGCTGTGGATAGACGGAAGTGCAGTAAATAACAATTGAATGTTAAAAAATAAGATTTTTTTAAATACCATTTAAAAACAAAGAAACCCTCTTCGAAGAATGAGAAGAGGGTTTCTTTGTTTTTATTGAGGTCGCGAGCGGATTCGAACCGCTGTACAAGGTTTTGCAGACCTCTGCCTAGCCACTCGGCCACGCGACCTTTTGAAATCGGAATGCAAATGTAGGTATATTCAGTTTTTAAGCAAACGTAATAAGACTAAATTTTGATTCAATCCCATTTTAACATTCAGGTATTCTGAAATGGATTATGCAGGACATGAAAAAAGCGCTTAAAACTAAGCGCTTTTTGAGGTCGGGGGTGGATTCGAACCACCGTAAAGGGTCTTGCGAACCCTCGCCTTACACTCGGCCACCCGACCTTACAAGTCAATTGGATGAGACTTTTGCTCAAATTACCATTCCTTTAACAGTCTTTTTGATGATAAAGTTTAGTAAAAAAATATAAAACAATAGTCTTCAGGAATATAAATTGTCCAATAAATAGAGGTCGAGGGTGGAATCGAACCACCGTATGAAGTCTTGCGAACTTCTGCCTAACACTCGGCTACTCGACCATATGAATAAAATTCATGTTGGCTTATCCAACACTTCTTAAGTTTTAATCCTTAGCAGATTACTATAGTTGTTAAAATTTATGGGAACGGATTATCTGGGGTGATTAAAACGTTCTTTTGATAGCAGAAATAAATTTTAAAATAATTTAAAGTTCTGGAATCTTAAATTCATGATTCCTTTTTCATTTCTACATATTTACAAAGAAAAGTAAATAACTTTTATATTCAAATTTTTAAAAGTTTAATTTTATCTTGATATCAAATGAAATCTTAAAAAAAGAATTCATCTTTGACCAAAACCCCCAAGAGTTTAATTTGGCTTTTGGATTTAAATTGAAATAGATGAAACATTCTTTTATTTATAATGATTCTAAATTGAAATAAGGGAAAATTTTGTTTATTTAAAACATTGTAATACAATAACTTACAATTATTTCGAATCCATAAATTTGATAGGTTAGTCTATCTCATGCAAGTTTGAAAAATAGAATTGGGGTAGTACATTTGCAGTGTTTATCAAAAAACGTGCACTAAACTGTTTAATAAGTAATAAATATGACGATCAAGCGCTCATTATTAAGTGTTCCCTTAAGGTTAAGCACATGGTTACTGGTGTTTCTCCTTTCCATGGGTACACAGGCCTTTGCGGTCAATCCCGATGTTTCTGATAGTGAAGAGGCGATTGCAGCTGGTAAATCTATTTTCAATGCCAATTGTAGAACCTGTCACAGATTAGACCAAAAGAATATTGGTCCAGCTTTAAGGGGAGTTTCAGACCGTCACTCCATTGAATGGAACAAAAGTTTCATCAGAAATTCCCAGGCATTGATCGCATCCGGCGATCCTGAAGCCGTGGCTATTTACAATGAATTCAATCAGTTGGCTATGCCGTCCCATGAATTCTTGTCTGATGAAGATGTGATGAATCTATTATCATACATTGAATATGGTGATAAAGCAGATCCTGCTGCTGCTGCAGCTACAGGAGGAGAAGGAGGGCAAGTAGGAGTCGATGGCGGTATTCCAAGTGAGTATCTTACCATTATTTTGTCAGTTTTGGTGGTTGTATTGCTATTGATACTTGTAGTATTGGGTTTAATAATTTCCATACTTACAAAGTATCTTTCAAATCAGAATTTGGATGAGGTTGATGCTGAATATGTCAACCAAAAATTTGATTTCAAAAAAATATTGAGATCCGATGCATTTGTGATCATCATTACCACCCTTGTAGTGGCATTTGTTGCCAAATCAGGGATTGATCAATTATATACCATTGGAGTTCAGCAAGGGTATGCGCCTGCACAACCCATAGCTTTTTCACATCAACTTCATGCAGGTCAATATGAAATGGAATGCCAATATTGCCACACCGGGGTAGAAATTGGTAAATCTGCCAATATTCCATCTGCCAATATTTGTATGAACTGTCATGCACATATTCAGAATGTTGGAGGAAAAGAAGGAATTTCCCCCGAAATCCAGAAGATCTATAATGCAGTTGATAACAATCAACCTATTGAATGGGTCAGAATTCACAATCTTCCTGATTTAGCTTATTTCAATCACTCCCAACATGTCGCAGTTGGCGGCTTGGAATGTCAAACCTGTCATGGTCCCATTGAAGAAATGGAAGTGGTCTATCAGCACAGTTCACTGACAATGGGATGGTGTATAGACTGTCACAGACAGACCGAAATCAAATCGCAGGGTAATGAATATTATGATAAATTGGTTCAGCTTCATTCTGAGTCAAAAAATGCTTTGAAAGTCAAAGACATTGGCGGTTTAGAATGCGCGAAGTGCCATTATTAATTTAAATCAATTCAGAACGTACTCTTCTTGATTATACAATGAAAGAAAATAAAAAGACCTACTGGAAAGGGTTAGAAGAACTAACAAATGATCCGGAGTTTGTCAAAAATGCAGATAGAGAATTTCCTGAAATGCCTTCCTCTCTTAATTCTGAAGAAGGACCTTCAAGAAGGGATTTTTTAAAACTTATGGGTTTCAGCCTTGCAGCAGCATCTTTGGCTGCATGTGAAGCTCCGGTAAGAAAAGCAATCCCTTATGTCAACAAGCCTGTTGATATCAATCCCTCAATTCCCAATTATTATGCATCAACCTTTTCTTCGGGTGGCGATTATGCCTCTGTAGTAGTAAAAACCAGAGAAGGTAGACCGATTAAAATTGATGGAAATGCATTGTCTCCGATCAATAAAGGTGGTGTCAATGCCATTGTGGAAGCCTCAGTTTTATCTTTATATGATAAGGAAAGACTTTCAGGTCCACATATCAATGGTGAAAAAGTTGAATGGTCTGCCTTGGATTCTGAAGTAAAAAGTAAATTGGCTTCAGCAGGTCAGGTAAAGATCGTTTCAAATACTGTACTTTCCCCTTCGACTCAACTCACGCTCAATCAACTTGCTGAAAAATTTGGTGCTGATATTATCACTTATGATCCATTATCAAATTTTGGTATCAGTAGTGCTGCAAAAACCACCTATGGCGTTGATGGCCTGCCAAGTTATCATTTTGATAAAGCAAGCGTTATTGTCAGTTTCGGTGCGGATTTTCTAGGTACTTGGATTTCTCCGATAGAATTCGCAAAACAGTATAGTAAAGGAAGAAAGATTTCTAAAGAAAAGCCGGTCATGTCCCGTCATTTCCAATTTGAATCAACCCTTTCTTTGACAGGTGCGAATGCTGATTACAGAACACCAATAAAACCATCTCAGAGTGGTTTGGCAGTATTGTCATTGTATAACTCATTGGCTAAACAAGCTGGCGGCCCTACAGTTTCAGGTCCCGCTGTGGAAGTGGAATACCTTGAGAAGGCTGCGAAAGAACTTTGGGCAAATAGGGGGAAATCCTTGGTGGTTTCAGGATCCAATGATCCAAATGTTCAGATCGTTATCAATGCCATCAATGACCTTCTTCAAAACAATGGTGTGACTGTGGATTTTTCCAAACCATCG
This window of the Aquiflexum balticum DSM 16537 genome carries:
- a CDS encoding REP-associated tyrosine transposase, with protein sequence MLKPFQISDQNGIQFLTFTVMDWIDIFTRKEYKLDVVDSLNYCVNNKGLEIYAWCLMSNHLHLLCRAKEPAFLSDIMRDFKSFVAKKILMSLETESIDSRSKWILNQFKFRGNISKRVDTYKFWFDGLHAIGIESPKFFEQKLHYIHQNPVRAMIVEEEHHYLFSSARDYAGIKGLVKVEVY
- a CDS encoding lysophospholipid acyltransferase family protein; translated protein: MKIFLWIYTLYAALLFIVLMLVFGLFIVIPLIVSSRGGKVSFVFIRLWASVWSYLVGIRYRIHGKEYIDPNQPYIYIFNHRSFIDAPVIPIAIRQEVRAIGKKELSKIPVFGFIVSRVAVWVDRKDAASRKASVEKLLKILEKGISIVVAPEGTRNDTSQALLPFQKGAFRIAAETGIRILPMAVIGADRIMKRSSLLMRPGIIHIYFSSPIETTSFSGEEGYSRLAEKCFNRLEAMILTHE
- the rpsA gene encoding 30S ribosomal protein S1, producing MSNQKEFNWDNFSTKGFGEGYSKDQRAEMEAMYAGTLNEITEKEVIKGTVVGINDKDVIINIGFKSDGLVPVSEFRDLPNLKIGDEVELFIEEQENSLGQLVLSRKKARMVRAWSDIEDALANDSVIEGLVKRRTKGGLIVDIYGVEAFLPGSQIDVKPIRDFDIYVGKKMEVKVVKINHTNDNVVVSHKVLIEKDLEKQKAEILNNLEKGQVLEGVIKNMTNFGVFIDLGGVDGLLHITDISWGRINHPEEVLNLDDKVQVVVLDFDDDKKRISLGMKQLTSHPWDALSADLEIGSKVKGKIVNVADYGAFLELAPGVEGLIHVSEMSWSQHLRNPADFVKVGDEIEAVVLTLDKDERKMSLGIKQLTEDPWTKGDMSTKYGVGTKHKGVVRNLTNFGLFLELEEGIDGLVHVSDLSWTKKIKHPAEFVKVGDELDVAVLELDVDNRRLALGHKQLEENPWDTFETVFPVGSDHKCTVVSKNDKGAVLELPYGLEGFATSKNLEKADGSSVEVGEALDFRVTEFSKDDKRIVLSHTATFKEEAKPAAAPKKAAKKPSAPAPEATADKSTLGDIDALAELKEKMEGGKK
- a CDS encoding xanthine dehydrogenase family protein molybdopterin-binding subunit produces the protein MEQTTNSRRTFLKTSGQLLIGFNLFPLAFCQSKETENSVMKNYSGIPERPHIDSNLIDSWIRLDTDGHVTILTGKQELGQGIRTALMQIAADELDVDLGICHIINGDTGQTANEGYTAGSNSIEGSGKAIRQAAAEARLVLLKLASEKWGTDISKLQVKNGVIQGGPDQEISYWELLEGKYLEEKITGEAPIKDHKDHVHIGKAVPREDIRSLVRGEPHFVHDLRLPDMVHARVLHPPVYNAKLVSIDLDKIKDQEGILKIIEDGSFVAVIAKREFQAVKAWQQLKESTKWESPKLGPLLESLFENMKANANPPQMVEDSPGISGKINSSSKKIKAEYQRPYHMHASTGPSCAVAKWDDDYLTVWSPTQGVYPLQNSLADLFGLEKEKIRCIGMPGSGCYGHNGADDVSAEAALIAKHYPGKPVRLQWMREDEHQWEPYGSAMVIQLEAGMDENGKILAWDTHIWSDTHSTRPNGKAGHYVSARHLKDPFEFQKGGFSGGSYRNATPLYNIPDKRLQLYNYDGPLRTSALRGLGAYGNIFALESFMDELASEAGMDPIAFRIKNLKDDRAIAVLETLASKTGWDSKGKNPGNGYGVAFSKYKNSASFFAVLAEVEINKAERSFKLTKMTGVIDSGQCINPDGLKNQTEGGMVQSASWTLMESVQYDENGILSKDWNSYPIMRFKDVPEIEVHIINRPELPPMGAGEAAQGPVAAAIANAVFEGIGSRVRTLPITSDKIDWSKTN
- a CDS encoding (2Fe-2S)-binding protein, encoding MTVKALFHLNGKNVQVEVYEDEPLLYVLREDFGLNGPKFGCGMHQCGSCMVLVDGEAVPSCMQPCKSFEGKKIETIEGLIKSNGLHPLQESFFEEQAAQCGYCLNGMMIAGLALLRSNPKPSENEIREALQPVICRCGTHTRFISAIKKASEKSSKF
- a CDS encoding c-type cytochrome produces the protein MTIKRSLLSVPLRLSTWLLVFLLSMGTQAFAVNPDVSDSEEAIAAGKSIFNANCRTCHRLDQKNIGPALRGVSDRHSIEWNKSFIRNSQALIASGDPEAVAIYNEFNQLAMPSHEFLSDEDVMNLLSYIEYGDKADPAAAAATGGEGGQVGVDGGIPSEYLTIILSVLVVVLLLILVVLGLIISILTKYLSNQNLDEVDAEYVNQKFDFKKILRSDAFVIIITTLVVAFVAKSGIDQLYTIGVQQGYAPAQPIAFSHQLHAGQYEMECQYCHTGVEIGKSANIPSANICMNCHAHIQNVGGKEGISPEIQKIYNAVDNNQPIEWVRIHNLPDLAYFNHSQHVAVGGLECQTCHGPIEEMEVVYQHSSLTMGWCIDCHRQTEIKSQGNEYYDKLVQLHSESKNALKVKDIGGLECAKCHY